One window of Felis catus isolate Fca126 chromosome D4, F.catus_Fca126_mat1.0, whole genome shotgun sequence genomic DNA carries:
- the GLT6D1 gene encoding putative glycosyltransferase 6 domain-containing protein 1 isoform X6, with amino-acid sequence MENQRQKVPEASRKSAFLPTSSGIFCTRPPAEELRLSDWFHPGKRPDVVTITDWLAPVIWEGTFNRQVLGRYYGRQNLTIGLAVLATGRTADQYLELFMRSANKHFMSGYRVVFYIMVDALPRLPDLEPDPLRTFKVLPIKGDRWGDFHLTRMSSLAEHILGHIEDEVDFLFSMTVNRVFQNDFGVETLGASVAQLHAWWYFKNKDIPYERRPKLAACIPFGQGDFYYDGSVIGGRPLEVLTLIEGYLQGVTHDHKNGLNSTYERHLNKYFFTHKPTKLLSPEYSWNAALRPPPQVWSVKATRLSRRYF; translated from the exons ATGGAAAACCAGAGACAGAAAGTCCCAGAGGCATCCAGAAAGTCAGCTTTCTTGCCTACCAGCTCGGGAATATTCTGCACACG GCCTCCCGCAGAAGAACTCAGGCTCTCAGACTGGTTTCATCCTGG GAAACGCCCTGATGTTGTAACAATCACAGACTGGCTGGCCCCAGTCATATGGGAAGGCACCTTCAATAGACAGGTCCTGGGGAGATACTACGGGAGACAGAACCTCACCATAGGCTTGGCTGTCCTTGCTACTGGCAG GACTGCGGACCAGTACCTGGAGCTATTCATGCGATCGGCGAATAAGCACTTCATGAGCGGCTACAGAGTTGTCTTTTACATCATGGTGGACGCCTTGCCCAGGCTGCCGGACCTGGAGCCAGATCCTCTCCGAACTTTCAAGGTCCTCCCCATCAAAGGAGACCGGTGGGGTGACTTTCACCTCACACGCATGAGTTCCCTGGCCGAGCACATACTAGGGCACATTGAGGACGAAGTCGACTTTCTGTTCAGCATGACCGTCAACAGGGTCTTCCAGAACGACTTTGGGGTGGAGACCCTGGGCGCGTCCGTGGCTCAGCTCCATGCctggtggtattttaaaaacaaggacatCCCTTACGAGAGGAGGCCCAAATTGGCAGCGTGCATCCCGTTTGGGCAGGGGGACTTCTACTATGACGGCTCGGTCATTGGTGGCAGGCCCCTGGAGGTCTTAACCCTCATCGAAGGTTACCTGCAAGGGGTCACTCACGACCACAAGAATGGGCTGAACAGCACCTACGAGAGGCACCTGAACAAGTATTTTTTCACGCACAAGCCCACCAAGCTGCTGTCTCCCGAATACAGCTGGAACGCTGCACTCCGGCCCCCCCCACAGGTCTGGTCGGTCAAGGCCACGCGGCTCTCCCGCCGGTACTTCTGA
- the GLT6D1 gene encoding putative glycosyltransferase 6 domain-containing protein 1 isoform X11, with translation MENQRQKVPEASRKSAFLPTSSGIFCTRPPAEELRLSDWFHPGTADQYLELFMRSANKHFMSGYRVVFYIMVDALPRLPDLEPDPLRTFKVLPIKGDRWGDFHLTRMSSLAEHILGHIEDEVDFLFSMTVNRVFQNDFGVETLGASVAQLHAWWYFKNKDIPYERRPKLAACIPFGQGDFYYDGSVIGGRPLEVLTLIEGYLQGVTHDHKNGLNSTYERHLNKYFFTHKPTKLLSPEYSWNAALRPPPQVWSVKATRLSRRYF, from the exons ATGGAAAACCAGAGACAGAAAGTCCCAGAGGCATCCAGAAAGTCAGCTTTCTTGCCTACCAGCTCGGGAATATTCTGCACACG GCCTCCCGCAGAAGAACTCAGGCTCTCAGACTGGTTTCATCCTGG GACTGCGGACCAGTACCTGGAGCTATTCATGCGATCGGCGAATAAGCACTTCATGAGCGGCTACAGAGTTGTCTTTTACATCATGGTGGACGCCTTGCCCAGGCTGCCGGACCTGGAGCCAGATCCTCTCCGAACTTTCAAGGTCCTCCCCATCAAAGGAGACCGGTGGGGTGACTTTCACCTCACACGCATGAGTTCCCTGGCCGAGCACATACTAGGGCACATTGAGGACGAAGTCGACTTTCTGTTCAGCATGACCGTCAACAGGGTCTTCCAGAACGACTTTGGGGTGGAGACCCTGGGCGCGTCCGTGGCTCAGCTCCATGCctggtggtattttaaaaacaaggacatCCCTTACGAGAGGAGGCCCAAATTGGCAGCGTGCATCCCGTTTGGGCAGGGGGACTTCTACTATGACGGCTCGGTCATTGGTGGCAGGCCCCTGGAGGTCTTAACCCTCATCGAAGGTTACCTGCAAGGGGTCACTCACGACCACAAGAATGGGCTGAACAGCACCTACGAGAGGCACCTGAACAAGTATTTTTTCACGCACAAGCCCACCAAGCTGCTGTCTCCCGAATACAGCTGGAACGCTGCACTCCGGCCCCCCCCACAGGTCTGGTCGGTCAAGGCCACGCGGCTCTCCCGCCGGTACTTCTGA